In Planococcus shixiaomingii, the DNA window TTTTAGCTAAACGCCTTGAAAATTTAAGTCCTTCTGTTTCCGAAGTAACTGCGAAAGAAACATTATTAAACGAACTTGCAGTGATAACTGCAGCTTGTCCATCAGTTTTTTTAAAAGCCATCATTTTCGGCTTTCTGCGCCCTTGCTTTAATTTCAATGTGTGCATTGGTGTTGTCTTATTGCCTAAAAACAATTTCATAAAATCCCCTTGGTTCTCTTTTAATGTAGCAACTGGAATTTTAAAATACCCATACCTTCTAAACAATCTGACTTTTAACGGTCGAATGAACTGTGATATTGGCTTTTCCTGTTCTTCAATATAGAGATAATCATATTTTTCGTTTGCCTTATAAGCATAATGTGTGCTTCTTCCAAATATATAAAGATGCTTTCCTAAAAATCGCAGCTTCATATTTGAACGATAGCCGGTAACTCTAGCCGCGTTTCCGCGCGTCATAAAAACTCCGTTAGTTTTGTTATGCAAATAGTATGTTTCTCCGTTGATACTAAGGATGCCGAGCAAATGCAAATTGCGGTGTTCCTCTAGCTCGTAGAATTCAAAGATTTGCCGGCCTTTGGTGCTTATTTTTCTGAAGTCAAAAGTTGCCTGTTCTGTTCCCGAGGAAACCTCCAACAGCTCTGGGTGTATTAAGCGATATTCCAGCCCGGCCTCATTGGAACTCACCTCAAATAAAATATTTCTCGTAAGCAATTCTTTTTTGAATAAATCATAAAGAACAAAGGTATAATATTTTTGATAAAAGGCTTTCCCTATCACCATATAACGGTTTTCCGTTGAAGTTAGTCCTAGGTCTACAGGGTGTATGTATTCCCTGGACGCGTGTGTTACAATATCGTGTATACTAAATAAATATACACCTTTTTGAGTGAATAAGGAAAAAGAAGTTTCACTGGTCTGTTTGAAGGAAACTTCGTCAGAAAAACTTTCGAAATCTATTTCATATGAATCTGAATTCAGCTGAAAGTCAAGGTTGGGTTCATTGCTGGCTTTTACTATAAGGACCTTTCCGTCTTTAATATAAACGATGAAATTATAGCGATCGGCCTCTTCCTTAACCAACACTTGATTTTCCAGTGAACATTCTCCTATGACAAAAGGTTTGTTGATTGTAATCTGATTCAAATCAATATTGAACACCTGGGTACTGCCTAACAGAAAAAAGTTTAATTCATCCGTGGAGTGAGCAAGTAGTTGAACATGATTGGAATATACAACCATAGATTTCTCCTTTTCTACTTAATATTTTCAATAGTTATAAAAGATGATAACATATAATAATGATTCGGAACATTTTAACATGTTTTATAAAATAATCTTTAATGGAGTGATAGAATATATGAAGAAAGTAATTACTTATGGTACATTCGACCTAATCCATCATGGTCACATAAATATCTTAAGACGCGCCAAAGAATATGGGGATTATTTAATTGTGGGTCTGTCATCAGATGAATTTAATGAGCTGAAAGGGAAAGCCGCTTATCACGCTTATGAAGAACGTAAAATGATTCTCGAATCGATCCGTTATGTCGATGAAGTAATTCCTGAACACAACTGGGAACAAAAAGTTTTAGATATTAAAAAATACGATATCGATCTTTTTGTGATGGGTTCTGACTGGGAAGGCAAGTTTGATGAACTGAAAGAGCATTGCGAAGTGGTTTATCTTCCAAGAACAGATGGAATATCAACGACAAAGATCAAGATGGATCTGCTGAATAACCAATGATAAAAGAAGGTTTCATCACGGTTTATCTTTTCCTTTTTCGTATTGCCTTTAATTCTTTTAAGCTGTTTCCGTTGCAGGATAAAACCGTCTTTGTTTCATCATTCGGTGATAACGCTTTATTCATCGCGCAGGAACTTGCGCGCACTAAAACGCATCCCCTACTCTTTCTCAATCAAAAAAGATGCAAAATAGATTTTTCCGAAGTTCCTACGGATAATAAAGCAATATATTCGTTCGAATCAGTGAATTTACTGCATCTAGCAAAATCCATCTACCACTTAGCCACTTCCAAATATGTCTTCATTGATAATTACATGGGCTTTTTAGCAGCCATCGATTTCCGGGAAGAAGTGAAATGTGTGCAGCTTTGGCATGCAGCTGGCGCCATTAAAAAATTTGGCTGGAGCGAATCAGATACGCACTTAAGAAGTGAAAAAGCGAGAAAAAGATTTCAACAAGTATATGATCGTTTCCAGTTTATCCCTGTTGCCTCGCAGCATATGGCAGACATCTTTTCTGAGGCTTTCCATTTGGATGCTGGGCATTTTCTCTATACCGGTGTTCCTCAAACCGATTTTTACTTTGACGCACAAGCTAAAGCCAAAAGCTTACAAAATGTAACAAAAGCATACCCGGCCATCCACGGCAAAAAAGTGGTGCTTTACGCCCCAACATTCAGAAAAGGTTCACTTCATCAAATGGATATCCAACTGGATATGGATGAGGTTCTCGCAAAACTGGATGAAAGTTACATGCTATTGATTCGGCTGCATCCTTCTGTTCAAGAAGCCGCATATGTGCCAAACCATTCACGGGTATTATTAGTGAACGATTATCCACACATCAATGAGTTGTTGGTTGCCAGTGATATTTTGATAACGGACTATTCTTCTATTCCTTTCGAGTTTTCACTGCTCAATAAAAAGATGATTTTCTTTACATATGATTTAGAATCCTATGGCAATAGTCAGGGACTATGGGCCAAAAATAGCCTCTACTTCCCTGGACCGGTTGTAAAAACAACTTCAGAAGTCCTTAAGGAAATCATGAATCCCGAAATCGAGTTTGATAAGATTGAACGTTTCGTGGCCCATTGGAATACTTTTTCCACCGGGCAGTCAACTAAAAATTTAATTTCAACTATTTATCGTGATTAAGATTAGTTTAATAGTAATAGAAGAAGGGAATTCCATACTAGTGGATTCTCTTTTTTTATTGCATAAAAATAGGCTGCTTAGAACTAAAGAACTCATTTCTGAATTTTTTTATTTTTCAAACAATTATATGATATATTTAGTAATACGAAGGAGGATGATAAAATGACAAAAGCTCACTTTAACTCATTAAATGATCAAGACTTTCCTTATGATAAACAAGGAAAGTTCGTAAAAAATAAAAAATCTTTATCACACAACCGTAAAGTGACCGTCGTAACTCCAGTATATAATGCTGAAAAATTCCTAGGAAAAACAATCGATTCTGTAATCAATCAATCTCTCCAGTTTGAAAACATCGAATTTATTTTGGTGGATGATTGCTCCACCGATTCCTCTCGCACAATTTTATGGGACTACGCCCAACGCTACGACAATATTGTTGTTGCATTTTCAAAAGACAATACAGGGTCTCCTTCAACGCCAAGAAATATCGGAATCGAGCTTGCTACTTCTGAGTACATTTGCTTTTTAGACGCTGACGATTGGCTGAAAGAAGATTGCTTGGAAAATCTGTTAGCCATCTTAACTGAAACCGGCGATGACTATGCGGTCGGCAAAACCATCAAAGAAACGTCCACTGGAAGCAAAATCGTTGGTGAACATCAATCTTGCATGGAAAGAAGAAGCGTCTCCCCTTTTTCTATCCCGGACATGTTTCACCATATGGGGTCGAACGCCAAAATAATGAAGCGCCAGCTTTTGATTGACCATAATATTCGTTTTCCAGATATGAAATACGCTGAAGACAAGCAATTCTATATGGATGTAATTATCCATAGCCGAACTGTATCGACCACTAAACACGCCATTTCCTACTTGAACCGGTTAGATGAAAATGGAGAATCTTTAACTAAGCAGACAGATATTTTCGAAAAAATGGATACGAATCTAAAAGTCATTGAGCACATTAAGAAAAAGAACCTGCCTATCGAGCAAGAGAAAATGGTGCTTAATCGCCTTTACGAATTTGATTTTATCATCCAGCTTTTTAATCCGGCCCATTTTGCAAAGAGCAAAAATAAAGAATTGTATTATGCTAAATTTCAAGAAGCGCTTGATACCGCTAAAAACCTGGGGTACGACATATCGGAAAACTTCTTTTATCCACTCAGCAATACGGTGTACCAGCTGTTTCAGCAAGGAAAATTTTCAAGCATTGAAAAATTGGTGATTTGGAATAAGAAAGAGACGAAAAAACAATACATCGTCAAAGATAATGTTCCTTACATGATTGTTCCTTTTTTCAAAGGAACCTTCCGGCATATCCGGGTTCCGATGCTTGCAATTTCTAGTAATGAACATCTTTCAGCAAAAAGGAACAACTTGGAATTTCAAGTTTTCGGAGATTATACCCATCAAGTAAATGGTTTGGTTTTCCGGAACAAACAAAACGTTATCGAGGAATATATTTTCGATTTCGAAGTGGAAGACGATGGCGGAACTATTTCGTTTACGGCCACCATTCCGCTCAAAGCCTTTCCTTCTTCTGAATTCGAAAAATTTATCCGATTTGACAGTTTTCGAAAACTTGGTTTTGTTCAACCGGAACAAGTACAATATGCCACAGATATTTATAGTCCATATGTTAAAAACTCACAATCGGCAAATTCACAACTTTTATAAGCAACTTAGATGAAAGGCATTTGGAAATCAAAATGCCTTTTTTCTTTGCTTTTAATTTCTATTGATCTTTTACATTAAATTATTTTAAGATTCAGTAAACGTTGTGGTATATTTTAACCATATACCTTTCAAAGGGGTGGGCGAATGTTTGGGTTTGGAACAAGGAAATTTAATGAAGCAAAAGATGTAACATACAATAATGAGGGTTACTTTGTGAAAAACAAAGGGTCTTCCTCAAAAAAAGCGAAGGTGACGGTGGTTACACCGGTTTACAACGCCGAACCATTTCTAGCGAATACGATTGAGTCCGTTATTAACCAATCTCTTCATTTCGATAACATTGAATACATTTTAATAGACGACCGGTCCAATGACTCTTCACGGGAAATTTTATGGGACTATGCCAAAAAGTATAAAAACATTGTCATTGTATTTTTAAAAGAAAATAGCGGATCTCCTTCCAAACCAAGAAACTTGGGTATTGAACTGGCCACCTCTGAATATATCACCTTCTTGGACGCCGATGATCGACTCGAACACGATGGACTTGAAGCACTCTATACGATTTTAAAAGAGACTGGTGATGACTACGCTGTCGGGCGTACAATGAAAGAAACGTCCATCGAGCAGAAAATTATCGGTGAACACCAGTCAGTAGCCGAAAGAAGAAATGTCTCCCCTTATGACGTGCCCAACATGTTTCAGCATTTGGCACCGAATGCGCGGATGATGCGGCGGCAGCTTCTTTTAGAACATAATATCCGTTTTCCTGAAATGAAATTTGCAGAGGATAAACAATTTTTTATTGATGTTCTTACAAACTGCAAAACAGTTTCAACAACAAAACAAGTAGTCTCTTATTTGAATCGGCTAGACGAAAATTCCGAATCATTGACCAAACAAACCGATATCTTCGAGAAAATGGATTCTAATATCAAAGTCATCGAATACGTAAAACAAAAAAACTTGCCGGTCGAAGAGGAAAAAGCAGTTATGAATCGCCTGATTGAATTTGATTCAATTACGCGTCTGTTTGAAAGACAGCACTTTTTAAAGAGTAAAAACAAAAAAGGATACTACGAAAAATTTCAGCAAGTTCTCGATATTGCCCATGACCTGCGATATGATTTTACTGAAAATTTCTTTTACCCCATCAACAAAGTAATTTACCAGCTGTTCACTCAAAAAGATTACGCTGGCCTTGAAGCATTAGTGCGATGGAATAGAACCGAAAAATACAAGCAATACATTATTAAAGACAATCTGCCGTATATGATTGTCCCGATTTTCCATGGCGAATTTAGGCATATCCGAGTGCCGATGCTGGCGTCCTTCCGAAATGGCACTTTTGATGGCGATGCATACAAATTAGAAGCCAAAGTCTTTGGTGACTACACCGACAGCGTGAGCGAAATAGTTTTTAGAAACCGTAAAAATGTTAACCAAGAATATGTATTCGATTTCCGTGTAGACAACGACGGAGATGCAAATGCGATGATTGACACGGAACAATTGAATTCTTTGCCGACAGGCAGTTATGAAATGTTCATACGATATAACGATTACCGAAAGCTCAGCATAATGAAACGAGAGCAAGTCGAATTTGAAAATCGGCTTTTCAACTTTTACACCACCATCAACTCCAACTTAGGCTTTAAAATTTCAAAAGTGAAATAAAAACAGAGCAGCCCGTGGCTGCTCTGTTTTAGCTTGTAGACAAAAGAATAGTTAACATTATACCGGAACGATACCGGCACCTCCGCTTCAGCCGAGCGCTTTCCTCGGGCTCGCGCCGAGCCGCTTCACGTAATCTCTATCTATCTTTTTAGCATTTAATTAGATAAGCAAGTACCGGAAAACTAACCTCACTGTTATTTCTTTCTTGCTTGCAAGATATGGAGCAAAACAGCGGAGACTCCTGCGGGATAGCGCAGTGCCGAAATCCACTCGGGTATCAGTCCCGAGTTAGTTCGGCGCAAGCCCGCCGGAAAGCGCAGCTGTTTTGCGGAATATCAGTGATAGCAATAGGAGAGAACAAGTTGGCATCTTTCCCAACACGCTAAAAATTGCGCAGCCATAGGCTACACGATTTTTATTATTATCCCTATCCAAAAGAATTCATCCATCTAAATCGATTCTGGTATCCCGCTTTGTCAGTTTCAAGAAAATTAAATAGATAATACCGACAGCGAGCCAGATGAAGCCTAATTGTTTTGATAAAGAATCCAAACTATACCAGACATATCCGATAATCAAAAAGCCGATCACAGGCAACACCAAATGCTTAAAGTAGTTCTTGCTCTTCTTTTTCCCCATGAAATACATCACCACTGACACATGCAAGAACAAAAATGCAGACAAAGCCCCAAAATTGATGACCGATGCTAATTCGCCAATTCGGTTAGCGAAGAATAACGTCACCCCAAGAGATATGAACGCAACTAAAATTGTACTGATATAAGGCGTCCGGAATTTCGGATGTACTTTCGACAATATTTTCGGAAGTTTGCGGTCACGTGCCATGCTGTACAAAACACGAGAAATTGCAGCCTGTGCCACCAAAGCATCCGCGATTCCCCAGGCAATGGCCGTAGCGATGATTGTCAGCCATTTTAGCCAAGCACCACCGGCAATTTCGGCAATCTGGTAAAACGCCACATCCGCATTTTCAAACGAAGTGTAATCGGGCCATATGAGTGCTGCTACCCAGGTCTGGATGATGAATAATACACCGACTACCAATAAAGAAACGATAATCGCATTGCCAACCGCTTTTCTGCCGCCTTTAGATTCCTCTGCTAATGTGGCGATTGCATCGAAGCCTAAGAAGCTTAGGACCGCAATAGAGACCGCTCCCATTACAAGTCCAAGGCTGAACTCATTTGGATCATATAACGGCTTGAATGTGAATTCCGCTCCATTCACGCCTTGCGCTATTGCGAATACCCCGACGGCTATGAAAATTGCCAATACAATCAGTTCCAGAACAATGATAATTTTATTTGCTCTAGCGGTAAACTCAATTCCGATGACGTTTATCACTGTATTAATGGAAATAAACAATACCAGCCATACTACAAGCGGTAATTCGGGCACGATATCATGAAGCGCCGCTGCACTGACCAAATACAATAAAGCCGGAACAAAAATATAATCCAATAAAATTAGCCAGCCAGCAATAAATCCTGCTGAATCATTAATACCGCGCTGTGCATAAGAATAAACCGAGCCCGCTATCGGAAAGGCTTCAGACATTGTTGCATAACTGAGTGCAGTGAAAATCATGGCTACCATACCGATCAAATAAGCTAATGCTACCATGCCATTCGAACCTTGCGCCACTACCCCGTAGATTCCGAAAGGGGCAATCGGCACCATGAATACGAGCCCGTAAATCATCAAATCCCAAAAAGTCAACGATCGCTTCAGCTCTTGCTTGTACCCTGTCTCGCTTACTCTTTCACTGTCGTTTAGCGCCATACTCACACAACCTTTCTATATTTAATTGTCTGAATAATTAGATTTTATACCTCACTAAAGTATTTGTAAATCTTTTCCGGAAGTCTTTCCATTGCTTTTTTAATGTTTTCTTAATACTTAAATAATTAGATAGTTTTATGATATCATTCTATGTTATAATAAATATATACTATAAAAAACAAGATATACCCTCAAATTTTAAAATTTAATAATACATAATACTTAGTTCTAAAGACCTTATACATACGCTGATTTCTTTGGTGTAAATAACATAAGGGGTGTGCAAAATGGGCAACAAGCTGTTTAAGTTAGTTGTAGTCTTAGCTTTGATTTTATTTACCTTCTTTTCCTTCTCTGGCCAAACCGAGGCTGCCTCTTCAAAGTTTGTCACAAAAGGCAATACAACAAGCAAAGTCATTGCACTGACATTTGATGATGGGTCAGACGGCACGAACATTCAAAAAATCCTGGATATCTTATCAGCCAACAAAGTAAAAGCTACTTTTTTCTTAACAGGATCCGGAGCAGAAAAACATCCTCAACCTATTAAAAATATCGTTGCTAAAGGCCATCAAATCGCTAACCATTCTTATTCGCATCCCGACTTCACTAAAATCTCTGCTGCTAAAATGAAAGGCGAATTGGATAAAACCGAAGCGGCTATCAAAAAAATAACCGGAAAGTCGACAAAGCCGCTTTTTAGAGCACCATTTGGCGCTACTAACTCTGCCGTATTAGCCGCAGTTGGCAATGCAGGCTACACGCACACCATTCAATGGAACATCGATTCTCTGGATTGGAAAGGCGTTTCTTCCACTTCAATTACAAACAAAGTGATGAATAACGTTGTTCCGGGTACCATCGTCTTAATGCATACTGGTGCAGGGGCATCTGGAACTCCTGGAGCACTTCCAGGAATGATTTCAAAACTGAAAGCGAAAGGCTATTCATTTGTCACCGTTTCGGAACTCCTTAAATTGAAACCGGCACCATCAACCGGAACAAAATACACCGTCAAAGCTGGGGATACGCTTTACAGTATTGCCAAGAAACACGGAGTTACTGTTGAAGCACTTGCTAAAGCAAATAACATAACCAACTACAATTTGATCCGGGTCGGGCAAGTATTAATAATTCCTTCAAAAGCTACAACACCGCCTCCAGCCACCAACGTCAAGTACACTGTTAAAGCTGGAGACACACTTTACAGCATTGCGAAAAAGTACAAAGTTACAGTCGCTAAACTGGCGGCAGCGAACAAAATCACGAACTATAACTTAATACGGGTAGGCCAAGTATTAGTTATACCTCGTTAAACAATAAAAGCAGAACAAGAGATTTTTCTCTCGTTCTGCTTTTTGATATGAATTTGATTGTTTCACTGGAAAGATTAAAAAGATGAAAAAGAATTAGAAGCATAATATAGTTTAATACGGCCTACTGAAGATGCTTTTCTGCTTAATCGAATTATCGTCCATCAAGCAACATTTAAGGATGTACTTCTTTCTTACTTACAATAAAACTGACTTTTTGTTTACTTGTTTTTTCTCGAAAACGCTGAAACTGCTTCAACTTTAAAAAGGAGCTTGCTTTTAGATAAGGCATCAGGCGTCAATTGGACGTCCCTCTCGAGTAAGTTCACACCTACATGCCGGAATGCGTCTACAATCAATTCATCGCAATTATACCGGTCCGCTGCCGAGATGATAGGCGTGCCCAATAGAATATTAAAAAACCGGCTAAAGATTAATTTCCAATCGTAACCAGTAGAAATCCATTCTCTTATAAAGAAAAAAACTTTCGCTTTTTCTTGATCGGTCAAAGCCACTTTTAGGCGATAGACATCGTATTGTCCAATAGGATATGCCAAATGCTTTATCGACACTGGCGTTTTCCAGTCCAGCTGAATCAAATGCAACGAGTCTATGACCATCGCAACATGGCTATACTCACTGTTCGTCAGCCTTTGGATAAGCCGGGCAATTGGAGTTTCCCCTTTATAAAAAATCAAATCAAATTGTTGCAGCATGCGATCACCTTGCCATTCTTCGTAAAGTAGTGGACTTTTCCTTTCAACATATCATTCGACGCCAATTCGGGGAAACCTGCTGATCCTACCGAAAACGAAAACCGCCAATTAGCTTTAGGCTAATTAGCGGTCTTATCTTACTTGCTTTCCATATTGATTTCTTTTAACTTACGTTCAAATAACTCCAATAAAGGTGCCCGGAGTTCTGGACGCTGCAAGGCAAATTCAATAGTGGTTTCGATGAAGCCGAATTTTTCCCCCACATCAAATCGACGGCCGTCAAACTCATAAGCATAAACCGGTTGAATGCCGTTCAGCTTTTCAATCGCATCGGTCAATTGAATTTCTCCGCCTGCACCGAATTGGTGCTCTCCTAGAAATTGAAAAATTTCCGGAGTCAGTACGTAGCGGCCCATTATGGCATAATTAGAAGGCGCTGTGCCTTCAGCCGGTTTTTCAACAAAACGTTTAACTTCCATCAGTTTCCCGTCTGTCGTCAACGGATCTATTATTCCATAGCGTTTTGTTTCACTGTCCGGCACTTCCTTCACGCCGATGACGCTATTGCCTGTTTTGTCATACTGCTTCATCAGTTGAGCCAAGCATGGCTCATCATTTTCAACAATATCATCACCTAGCAATACCGCAAATGGCTCATTGCCAATAAAGTTGCGCGCCGACCAAATGGCATGGCCAAGACCGAGCGGCTGCTTTTGGCGGATATAGTGAATTTCAACTTTGGAAGTCTCCATAACGGAATCCAGCATATCCATTTTCCCTTTTTTCAATAAGGTCTCTTCCAATTCATAGGCATGATCAAAATGATCTTCAATTGCCCGCTTCCCCTTACCGGTTACTATAATGATATCTTCAATTCCCGACGCAATTGCCTCTTCAACTATGTACTGAATTGTCGGTTTGTCCACAATTGGAAGCATTTCTTTTGGCATCGCTTTTGTGGCAGGTAAAAAACGCGTACCCAGGCCAGCAGCCGGAATAATGGCTTTTCTTACTTTCAACTCTTCCACCTACCCTTGTTATTTTATTTGCTACCGGTAACTTGCTTTAATAGCATTTGATGTTAAAAACGACCGAAGAAAAGTTATTTATTTTCATTCATATTCTTAATATAACACCTTATCAACATTATGTCTTATTTTACAAAGGAATTTCAAGTAGTTGCAGCCTATGTTCAGGTCATTTGAATCAATTATTTTTCCACGTAACTTATGCTTTTTGACATAAGTTAATTCTCTTTCTTAATTAAAAAATCCCTAAAAAGAACCAAAAATTGCAAACAAATGCATTCTTGGTTCTTATTTTTTAATTATTCAATTAAATATATTAACCTTAACTAGAAAAAGCTTTACGAGTGCATACAAAAACCTAATATCTTTGGACTTCTCACTAAATTTTATTGGTTTCTAAACTTATTTTCTTTCGGTAAGCAGGAAAAAAATCGGATGCTAAAGCTGCATTCGCTTTTATGCATAACTGATCGTATATTTCTTCATTCCAAATTTTTTCCCCTACATAAAATTCGAAATCAGTATTTCTGCCAAACTTCTTTTTAAATAGATATAAACTATCGTCTGTTCGATTAGTCCTTCCGCCACCATGATGAATCATCTCAAACCCTTGCTCTTTCCCCCATAATGCTATGCCGTACTGCAAGATGTTAGCAGGGAACAAATGATGATAATCTTTCAGTGTACCCGTCAAATGGGCGTGTATCAGCTTGTTATAAATAAAGTTTAAACCCATTCCAATAGTTTGCCCTTTATATAGCACTTCTATAAGCACTATTTTTTCCCCAAATAATTTCAAACACTTCGAGAAATAAATATCATCAAAATAATAATAAGTATCGGCCTGATTTCTTTCCATAGTCGAATAATAGAGGGTTTTAAATTTCTCCAAGTCGGGAGGATTTTGGGTGACCCTAAATTCAACTCCTTCCTTCAAAGCTCGCCTAATATCTCTTCTGCACGAGCTTGAGTATTCCATTAAAATAGGGTCCTCATGACTTGATAAGTCAGTTTTGATCGTGCTGCGAAGAAATTTCACTTCGTAACAATCGATAAAATCTTGTGCATTAGAAATTATTGGATGAAAACGAACAAATTC includes these proteins:
- the galU gene encoding UTP--glucose-1-phosphate uridylyltransferase GalU yields the protein MKVRKAIIPAAGLGTRFLPATKAMPKEMLPIVDKPTIQYIVEEAIASGIEDIIIVTGKGKRAIEDHFDHAYELEETLLKKGKMDMLDSVMETSKVEIHYIRQKQPLGLGHAIWSARNFIGNEPFAVLLGDDIVENDEPCLAQLMKQYDKTGNSVIGVKEVPDSETKRYGIIDPLTTDGKLMEVKRFVEKPAEGTAPSNYAIMGRYVLTPEIFQFLGEHQFGAGGEIQLTDAIEKLNGIQPVYAYEFDGRRFDVGEKFGFIETTIEFALQRPELRAPLLELFERKLKEINMESK
- a CDS encoding GNAT family N-acetyltransferase, which codes for MQDLYFEENYGRLYEEIENGECQVFEFEHSLGVIRHMFIKRKIPILLNGETYYDLITPYGYGGPLIVACEEGRKKELVQQFQVAFQHYCKENNIVSEFVRFHPIISNAQDFIDCYEVKFLRSTIKTDLSSHEDPILMEYSSSCRRDIRRALKEGVEFRVTQNPPDLEKFKTLYYSTMERNQADTYYYFDDIYFSKCLKLFGEKIVLIEVLYKGQTIGMGLNFIYNKLIHAHLTGTLKDYHHLFPANILQYGIALWGKEQGFEMIHHGGGRTNRTDDSLYLFKKKFGRNTDFEFYVGEKIWNEEIYDQLCIKANAALASDFFPAYRKKISLETNKI